The Periplaneta americana isolate PAMFEO1 chromosome 9, P.americana_PAMFEO1_priV1, whole genome shotgun sequence genome contains a region encoding:
- the LOC138706083 gene encoding uncharacterized protein isoform X1, producing MNHFERRGGAADGAGESFEVKVIALLFLRGHKRCQSFRIASNMEYCGAFDDVIFQYLLHDVWHTSFLQLKHKKSQTLPLKSFCMSGNDFDLLKYLQSYHTILQRFSPSSNHPVFGADLDHCSFFLYTNAVFTTKRQLPHGQKLCEDIHNSGGENGFVFGFSEENKEDKLVISLFEDLQRCQKSVKDICERNGDSKVLDDSLLLEIGEIMKSAKRSEIKMMLEKMKKQPTKQNLENLALNLNFISVFHSFLKNVKVLDGQSGAENLDAVIKKEIHEMCGTSEHETNDIFNELIQHVEEWWRRDTEYLTERTKFWKDIMQSRADRIVQLSEQKLQQLNSFNVIFRDTSIISLTHPVLNIVADRGCTILSCVKVRQALEAAGQTKYLFINVDALEHKEKDVLSLWPTRWCDTLVVDCGESAIENLKVLQRLTEKQKLILVSTIGLPDIYPLVHDICGFEEMHKITQNYILEKSVIFQSYNCQLRLLTGNNNALKRTITADIISQLLMDIHIPTFGKPLTKLDFDYVKRKLQKFNESDDPGVTPRSVWSLSERLFLLSADPGVGKTTFLTHMAIQSKEEDRSFWIIAITLNENSANLDKLSDTECSVEQAVEFLWEAAGKHSGSDFERALFWHAAQTSGKLVVLLDGFDEIYPTYTTKTLQLIKYLMDSKAAKLCLAFRPLVKDLLESELNASSFTLMPLTDNDQLQLLKSRWINCCVKSHVDKLMLRLSETKLMIIKSMNKREFNKGDFDFHILEYSHLLLDIISSKLSVSFCSIPLHVYLLATVFESYVTISIMDGIMYVPETINILNLYSDFVDIKLKLYYDAKKEDSKKRAAIEDDNELLREYFTDNYKIAGVLALLPDNLLKELHDTKLANKVSKFLKRIEDGKEKRGVVVQVIAGKPYFVHRTFAEYFAAMWFSENFSSNRTILRTIYFSESYTVFREMFDRMLSEKCHLHQLILNGNDEDLLPNVTMDINETDNGGRTALHFSALYQKIVYPAPKLSHKCSFVEILLHHAASIRVEDSVLGLTPLQYADRICNWPALSEMFEVRDIEPSHEELATKCQLKCCELCVVRRMHADVSMSLLVAVDSGNVDLALFLVSVGVDVDSRDEEGNTPLLVAVRNSYFGLVRALVEIGANVTVRNAVGETAIDIAENVAKCSSIKCEAFHHRFTLYYSGRYCVVLPIRNYHLLEFCYSRNIAYSLYPGWTYYSMFVKSFMRNSAISILKYLNGLPINF from the coding sequence ATGAACCACTTCGAAAGACGAGGTGGTGCCGCTGACGGCGCGGGAGAGTCCTTCGAAGTCAAGGTGATAGCGCTTCTCTTCTTGAGGGGACACAAAAGATGTCAAAGCTTCCGCATCGCTTCGAACATGGAGTACTGCGGCGCCTTTGACGACGTCATCTTCCAGTATTTGCTACACGATGTCTGGCACACTAGTTTCCTGCAACTAAAACATAAGAAGAGTCAGACGCTGCCACTCAAATCCTTTTGCATGTCGGGTAATGACTTCGACCTACTCAAGTATCTGCAATCCTACCACACCATCCTGCAGCGATTCTCGCCGTCTAGCAACCACCCAGTGTTCGGCGCCGACTTGGACCACTGCTCCTTCTTCCTCTACACTAACGCAGTGTTTACCACTAAACGACAATTGCCACACGGGCAGAAACTTTGCGAAGACATACACAACTCCGGAGGAGAGAATGGATTTGTATTCGGATTTTCTGAGGAAAACAAGGAGGACAAGTTAGTCATTTCCCTCTTTGAGGACCTTCAGCGCTGTCAAAAATCTGTGAAGGATATCTGTGAAAGAAATGGAGACAGTAAGGTGCTTGACGATTCGTTGTTATTGGAGATTGGGGAGATAATGAAATCTGCAAAGAGATCCGAGATTAAAATGATGTTGGAAAAAATGAAGAAGCAGCCTACGAAGCAGAATTTAGAGAATCTTGCGTTAAATCTAAACTTTATATCTGTTTTCCACTCGTTTCTGAAGAATGTGAAAGTGCTGGATGGGCAGTCCGGAGCCGAAAATCTGGATGCCGTTATAAAAAAAGAGATACACGAGATGTGTGGTACAAGTGAGCACGAAACTAATGATATTTTCAATGAGCTGATTCAGCATGTGGAAGAATGGTGGAGACGTGACACCGAGTACCTCACAGAAAGAACAAAATTCTGGAAGGACATAATGCAATCGCGAGCCGACCGAATAGTTCAGCTCTCGGAACAAAAGTTGCAGCAGTTGAATAGCTTTAATGTCATATTTCGGGACACAAGCATTATCTCTCTTACACATCCAGTATTGAACATAGTGGCTGACAGAGGCTGTACAATTCTGAGTTGCGTCAAAGTTCGCCAGGCATTAGAAGCAGCTGGACAAACCAAATACCTTTTCATAAACGTAGATGCACTGGAGCATAAGGAGAAGGATGTTCTATCCCTGTGGCCGACACGCTGGTGCGATACTTTAGTTGTTGACTGTGGGGAAAGTGCAATTGAGAATCTAAAAGTGTTGCAGAGGCTGACTGAAAAGCAGAAGCTTATTCTAGTGTCCACTATTGGTTTACCAGATATCTATCCGCTTGTGCATGATATTTGTGGCTTTGAAGAAATgcataaaattacacaaaattatattttggagAAATCAGTCATTTTTCAAAGTTACAATTGTCAACTTAGGTTGTTGACGGGAAATAATAATGCACTGAAGAGAACTATAACTGCTGATATAATATCTCAGTTGCTAATGGACATTCACATTCCTACTTTCGGAAAACCTCTGACAAAGCTAGACTTTgactatgttaagagaaaattgcAAAAGTTTAATGAATCAGATGACCCTGGAGTAACGCCTCGTTCAGTTTGGTCTTTGAGCGAGAGATTATTCCTATTGTCAGCAGACCCTGGAGTTGGAAAGACCACATTTCTAACTCACATGGCCATTCAGAGCAAGGAGGAGGACCGCTCCTTCTGGATAATTGCCATCACACTGAACGAAAATTCAGCAAACTTAGATAAACTCAGCGACACAGAGTGCTCTGTTGAGCAAGCAGTAGAGTTCCTTTGGGAAGCTGCAGGCAAGCATAGCGGCAGCGATTTCGAGCGGGCGCTTTTCTGGCATGCTGCGCAGACGTCTGGAAAGTTGGTAGTGTTGCTGGACGGATTCGATGAAATCTATCCCACATATACGACTAAAACTCTGCAGCTGATAAAATATCTTATGGACAGCAAAGCAGCGAAATTGTGTTTGGCATTTCGCCCTCTCGTAAAAGATCTCTTGGAATCGGAACTAAATGCTTCGTCCTTCACTTTAATGCCACTTACAGACAACGATCAACTTCAGCTTCTCAAATCTCGGTGGATTAACTGCTGCGTTAAATCTCATGTGGATAAGTTGATGTTAAGACTGTCAGAAACGAAGCTGATGATTATCAAGAGTATGAATAAGAGGGAATTCAATAAGGGTGATTTCGACTTCCATATTCTAGAATACTCCCATCTTCTACTGGATATCATCTCATCTAAATTATCGGTTTCTTTCTGCTCAATTCCTTTGCATGTGTACTTGTTGGCTACTGTTTTCGAGTCATATGTGACTATTTCAATCATGGATGGCATCATGTATGTGCCtgaaacaataaatatattaaacctGTACAGTGATTTCGTTGACATAAAGCTGAAATTATATTACGACGCAAAGAAGGAAGATTCAAAGAAGAGGGCCGCGATTGAAGATGATAACGAGTTGCTACGCGAATATTTCACGGATAATTATAAAATTGCCGGAGTTCTGGCTTTGTTACCAGATAATCTTTTGAAAGAATTACATGACACAAAGCTGGCAAACAAAGTGAGTAAATTCTTGAAAAGGATCGAGGATGGGAAGGAGAAGCGAGGAGTTGTTGTGCAGGTGATTGCTGGAAAACCATATTTTGTGCATCGAACCTTCGCTGAATACTTCGCTGCAATGtggttttcagaaaatttcagttCAAATCGAACCATACTGCGGaccatatatttctctgaaagcTACACCGTTTTTCGCGAGATGTTTGATCGGATGCTAAGCGAAAAGTGCCATCTGCATCAACTTATTCTGAACGGTAATGAtgaggatttacttccaaatgtcACTATGGATATTAATGAGACTGACAACGGTGGCCGAACTGCGCTACATTTCTCTGCCTTGTATCAGAAGATTGTATACCCTGCACCAAAATTGTCACATAAATGCAGTTTTGTGGAGATTCTGCTACATCATGCAGCCTCTATCAGAGTGGAAGACAGTGTTCTCGGATTAACACCCCTGCAGTATGCTGACAGGATCTGTAACTGGCCAGCACTTTCCGAGATGTTCGAAGTCCGTGATATTGAACCTAGTCATGAGGAACTGGCGACAAAGTGCCAGCTAAAATGCTGCGAACTATGCGTTGTCAGACGCATGCACGCAGATGTGTCTATGAGTCTCTTGGTTGCTGTCGACTCCGGCAATGTTGATCTAGCTCTCTTCTTGGTCTCGGTAGGAGTGGACGTCGATAGCAGGGATGAGGAAGGTAACACCCCACTGTTAGTGGCCGTCAGAAATTCTTACTTTGGGCTGGTGCGTGCTCTGGTGGAGATCGGTGCGAATGTGACTGTTCGTAATGCAGTTGGGGAGACCGCAATCGACATTGCTGAGAATGTGGCAAAGTGCTCTTCCATCAAATGTGAAGCATTCCATCACAGATTTACATTGTACTATTCTGGAAGATACTGTGTTGTGTTGCCCATTCGGAATTATCACTTGTTAGAGTTCTGTTACAGTCGCAACATAGCATACTCACTGTACCCTGGCTGGACATATTACTCCATGTTTGTGAAAAGTTTTATGAGGAACTCTGCTATTTCAATACTCAAGTACCTGAATGGACTGCCAATCAACTTCTGA